The following proteins come from a genomic window of Methanocella conradii HZ254:
- the lysA gene encoding diaminopimelate decarboxylase, with the protein MRDFEIPGHLEVRDDHLFICGVDTVKLADEYGTPLYVTSEDRLRDNYRRFAEAFKGAHIFFAAKSNNSIVVQRILAQEGAGADAFSGGEVYLARLAGIPPQKILFTGNSKSDEELEFAVNSGVMISIDSHDELMALSRIADGLGKEVRVAFRVNPDISANAHPKLATGLKTSKFGIPRQEIVDIYKKAKGLPGVKPVGIHCHIGSQILEVDPYVEAVNRMMDLVGQICDFINLEFVDIGGGFGIPYQKGVRAPTPRDWADAIIPAFKDRCAQLGISPELHLEPGRYIVADTTVLLTRVNTVKKAYANFIGVDAGFNTLIRPAMYDAYHEVVVANRAGEENMGTYTVAGPVCESGDILARDRRLPAVRKGDVIALLDAGAYGYCMSSQYVGRPRCAEVLVHHGHAELIRKRETYDDLLHNQLIPGRLL; encoded by the coding sequence ATGAGGGACTTCGAGATACCGGGCCACCTTGAGGTCAGGGATGACCATCTCTTTATATGCGGCGTGGATACCGTGAAGCTGGCCGATGAATACGGCACGCCGCTGTACGTGACCAGCGAGGACCGGCTAAGAGATAACTATCGCCGGTTTGCAGAGGCCTTTAAGGGCGCGCATATCTTTTTCGCCGCCAAGTCTAACAATAGCATCGTCGTGCAGAGGATACTGGCGCAGGAAGGCGCCGGCGCGGACGCATTCTCCGGCGGGGAGGTATACCTCGCCCGCCTTGCCGGCATACCACCGCAAAAGATTCTATTCACGGGCAACTCAAAAAGCGATGAAGAGCTCGAGTTCGCGGTCAACTCTGGCGTCATGATATCCATAGACTCGCATGATGAGCTGATGGCTTTATCAAGGATTGCGGACGGCCTGGGGAAAGAGGTCAGGGTGGCCTTCAGGGTCAACCCTGACATCTCCGCGAACGCCCACCCCAAGCTTGCCACGGGCCTCAAGACGTCGAAGTTCGGCATACCACGGCAGGAGATCGTTGATATTTATAAGAAGGCGAAGGGCCTTCCCGGGGTAAAGCCAGTGGGCATCCACTGTCACATAGGCTCCCAGATACTCGAGGTCGACCCGTATGTTGAGGCTGTGAATAGAATGATGGACCTCGTGGGCCAGATATGCGACTTTATCAACCTTGAGTTCGTGGACATCGGGGGCGGCTTCGGCATTCCATACCAGAAGGGCGTCAGGGCGCCGACGCCCAGGGACTGGGCAGACGCCATCATTCCGGCGTTCAAGGACCGCTGCGCACAGCTCGGCATCTCGCCCGAGCTTCACCTCGAGCCTGGCCGGTACATCGTGGCCGATACCACTGTCTTGCTCACTCGCGTCAACACGGTTAAGAAGGCCTACGCTAACTTTATAGGAGTGGATGCGGGCTTCAACACCCTTATCCGGCCCGCCATGTACGACGCTTACCACGAGGTGGTCGTCGCGAACCGGGCGGGCGAGGAGAACATGGGGACGTATACCGTCGCAGGGCCAGTCTGTGAGAGCGGAGACATACTGGCAAGGGACAGGAGGCTCCCTGCCGTCCGTAAGGGCGACGTGATAGCCCTGCTGGACGCTGGCGCATACGGGTACTGCATGAGTTCCCAGTACGTGGGCAGGCCCCGCTGTGCAGAGGTGCTCGTACACCATGGCCATGCAGAGCTCATCCGCAAGCGTGAGACTTATGATGACCTATTGCATAATCAGCTTATACCGGGTAGATTGTTATGA
- the glnA gene encoding type I glutamate--ammonia ligase has protein sequence MASDNMKKIEDIISKNRIKYVDYKFIDVPGTWQHKTHPIAELTEDVFKYGTGFDGSSIRGFQGIEESDMLLIPDAESAFVDPFIREPTLSLICDVYDPDGLKPYSRDPRYIARKAEKYMASTGIADAAYFGPELEFFIFDDVQFDVLTPYKGMGYSINSNEAIWNSNHNSTPNLGHRPRFKEGYFPVPPTDTQTDIRNEMAETMMRMGMKIELHHHEVATAGQAEIGIRFNTLTRMADQTMMYKYAVKNVALRNGKTATFMPKPLFGDNGSGMHTHQSLWKGGEPLFFDRDGYAMLSRTALYYIGGLLTHAHSLLAFCSPSTNSYKRLVPGYEAPVNLVFSSRNRSAAVRIPMYSDNPKSKRIEFRPPDGTCNPYLAFAAMLMAGLDGIQNKIDPTEAGFGPINKNIYHLPEEEKKKIKSVPGSLDEALAALEKDHDYLTKGGVFSEEFINAWIEYKRTTEIDPVRIRTHPYELYLYYDA, from the coding sequence ATGGCATCCGACAACATGAAAAAAATCGAGGATATCATCTCAAAAAACAGGATAAAGTATGTCGATTACAAGTTCATAGACGTTCCAGGCACCTGGCAGCACAAGACCCATCCAATCGCCGAGCTCACCGAGGACGTTTTCAAGTATGGCACGGGCTTCGACGGCTCGAGCATCCGCGGATTCCAGGGCATCGAGGAGAGCGACATGCTCCTCATCCCCGACGCGGAAAGCGCCTTCGTGGACCCGTTTATAAGGGAGCCTACGCTGTCCCTCATATGCGACGTTTACGACCCGGACGGCCTCAAGCCGTACTCGAGGGACCCGAGGTACATCGCCAGGAAGGCGGAGAAGTACATGGCATCTACCGGAATAGCTGACGCGGCCTACTTCGGCCCGGAGCTCGAGTTCTTCATATTCGACGACGTCCAGTTCGACGTCCTGACGCCCTACAAGGGCATGGGATACTCCATTAATTCAAACGAGGCCATATGGAACTCGAACCATAATAGCACACCAAATTTGGGCCATAGGCCGAGGTTCAAGGAAGGCTACTTCCCCGTGCCCCCGACCGACACCCAGACTGACATAAGGAACGAGATGGCGGAAACCATGATGAGGATGGGCATGAAGATAGAGCTACACCACCATGAAGTGGCCACGGCCGGGCAGGCCGAGATCGGCATCCGCTTTAACACGCTCACCAGGATGGCCGACCAGACCATGATGTATAAGTATGCAGTCAAGAACGTCGCCCTCAGGAACGGCAAGACTGCGACGTTTATGCCGAAGCCGCTATTCGGGGATAACGGGAGCGGCATGCACACCCACCAGAGCCTGTGGAAGGGTGGGGAGCCGCTATTCTTCGACAGGGACGGCTACGCCATGCTTTCGAGGACCGCTTTATACTATATCGGCGGCCTGCTAACCCACGCCCACTCTCTTCTCGCGTTCTGCAGCCCGAGCACGAACTCTTATAAGAGGCTCGTGCCCGGCTACGAGGCGCCGGTAAACCTGGTATTCTCGAGCAGGAACAGGAGCGCGGCGGTGCGCATCCCGATGTACTCGGATAACCCGAAGAGCAAGCGCATCGAGTTCAGGCCTCCTGACGGGACGTGCAACCCGTACCTGGCCTTCGCCGCCATGCTCATGGCAGGCCTGGACGGCATCCAGAATAAGATAGACCCCACCGAGGCGGGCTTCGGACCCATCAACAAGAACATATACCACCTTCCCGAGGAGGAAAAGAAAAAGATAAAGTCGGTGCCCGGCTCCCTTGACGAGGCGCTTGCCGCCCTTGAGAAAGACCACGATTACCTCACGAAGGGTGGCGTGTTCAGCGAGGAGTTTATCAACGCCTGGATTGAGTATAAGCGCACTACAGAGATAGACCCTGTGAGGATCAGGACCCACCCGTACGAGCTATACCTGTATTACGACGCTTAA
- the dapF gene encoding diaminopimelate epimerase, producing MSLKFTKLQGNGNDFILIDEYEGTVVPDDKKAAFARKYCHRRFGIGGDGVIFLSKSGRAPLRMRIFNEDGSEAEMCGNGIRCFAKYALDQRYIVPGHTRVETMAGVLELATSVSEGKTHVKVCMGKPLFDRVKIPAQGRGEFINVPLHGYEVSAVNTGVPHAVIFVDSLEDPYLMDAAPQIRFDKIFPKGANVNFVQREAGGLRVRTYERGVEGETLSCGTGSVAAAAVARHLGMIRDSTIVKTAGGELLVSFENDIAYMEGDAETVFTGELEFEPER from the coding sequence ATGAGCCTGAAGTTCACCAAGCTGCAGGGCAACGGCAACGATTTCATTTTAATAGACGAATACGAGGGCACGGTGGTGCCCGACGATAAGAAGGCCGCCTTCGCCAGGAAATATTGCCACAGGCGCTTCGGCATTGGCGGAGATGGAGTCATCTTCTTAAGCAAGTCGGGCAGGGCTCCATTAAGGATGCGCATCTTCAACGAGGACGGCTCTGAGGCTGAGATGTGCGGCAACGGCATCCGCTGCTTTGCCAAGTACGCCCTCGACCAGCGCTACATAGTGCCCGGCCACACGAGGGTGGAGACCATGGCCGGCGTTCTCGAGCTGGCCACCAGCGTGTCAGAGGGCAAGACGCACGTCAAGGTCTGCATGGGTAAGCCCCTCTTTGACCGCGTGAAAATCCCTGCGCAGGGACGCGGCGAGTTCATCAACGTTCCGCTCCACGGCTACGAGGTTTCGGCGGTTAACACGGGCGTGCCGCACGCCGTCATTTTCGTGGACTCGCTTGAGGACCCTTATTTAATGGATGCGGCTCCCCAGATTAGGTTCGATAAGATATTCCCGAAGGGCGCCAACGTGAACTTCGTCCAGAGGGAGGCGGGGGGGTTGAGGGTGAGGACATATGAGCGGGGCGTGGAGGGCGAGACGCTTAGCTGTGGCACCGGCTCGGTGGCGGCCGCAGCGGTGGCAAGGCACCTGGGCATGATCCGTGACTCAACCATCGTTAAGACTGCGGGCGGGGAGCTCCTGGTCAGCTTCGAGAACGATATCGCGTATATGGAAGGAGACGCCGAAACAGTCTTTACCGGCGAGCTTGAATTCGAGCCCGAACGTTAA
- the hxlA gene encoding 3-hexulose-6-phosphate synthase, with translation MRPILQVALDEVELERAVAIAVEAVAGGADYIEAGTPLIKSEGMNAVRTLRENFRDHVIVADMKTMDTGAIEVEMAIKSGAGIVSILGACDDSTVEDAVRSARKYGGKLMADLINVGDAVSRAVRLQELGVDIICVHVGVDQQMVGKDPLDILKEVRSAVSIEVAVAGGLNPESAASAVALGAGIVIVGGNIIRARDVTASARRVRESIDAAGKQYIVSEKKARDEEIRELFMQVSTPNISDAMHRAPAMRDIKPLYEGIKMVGRAVTVQNFPGDWAKPVEASDVAQKGEVIVIYNGSNYIAPWGELASRGCQQKGIAGVVIDGAIRDVDDIKRIKFPAFASASVPNAGDPKGMGEINVEITCGGLKVRPGDWIIGDDNGVMVVPAERAYEVARRALEVKKSEDRVRAEIERGKTLAQVMDLYKWEKK, from the coding sequence ATGAGGCCTATTTTACAGGTTGCGCTTGACGAGGTGGAGCTTGAAAGGGCGGTGGCCATTGCAGTCGAGGCCGTAGCTGGCGGCGCCGATTACATAGAGGCGGGCACGCCGCTCATCAAGAGCGAGGGCATGAACGCGGTACGCACGCTCAGGGAGAATTTTAGGGACCACGTCATAGTTGCGGACATGAAGACCATGGATACCGGCGCCATAGAGGTGGAGATGGCCATCAAGTCTGGGGCGGGCATCGTGAGCATTTTGGGGGCCTGCGACGACTCGACAGTGGAGGATGCAGTCAGGTCGGCCAGGAAGTACGGGGGTAAGCTCATGGCTGACTTGATTAACGTGGGAGACGCCGTTTCCAGGGCTGTGAGGCTACAGGAGCTGGGGGTTGATATCATATGCGTTCACGTTGGCGTTGACCAGCAAATGGTGGGAAAGGACCCCCTGGATATCTTAAAAGAAGTGAGGAGTGCTGTGTCGATAGAGGTCGCCGTTGCAGGGGGACTGAATCCGGAGTCCGCTGCAAGTGCCGTCGCCCTCGGGGCGGGCATCGTGATCGTCGGCGGCAACATCATAAGGGCCAGGGATGTGACCGCTTCGGCCAGGCGGGTGAGGGAAAGCATCGACGCGGCGGGCAAGCAATACATCGTAAGCGAGAAGAAGGCCCGCGATGAGGAGATAAGAGAATTGTTCATGCAGGTCTCGACGCCGAACATCTCGGATGCCATGCATCGTGCGCCTGCCATGCGGGACATTAAGCCCCTCTATGAGGGCATTAAGATGGTGGGGCGTGCGGTGACCGTGCAAAACTTTCCGGGCGACTGGGCGAAGCCCGTGGAGGCCTCTGACGTCGCACAAAAGGGCGAGGTCATTGTCATCTACAATGGGAGTAATTATATTGCTCCCTGGGGCGAGCTGGCCTCGAGGGGGTGCCAGCAGAAAGGCATAGCCGGCGTGGTCATTGATGGGGCCATAAGAGACGTGGACGATATTAAAAGGATTAAATTCCCGGCCTTTGCCTCGGCGAGCGTGCCCAACGCGGGCGACCCAAAGGGCATGGGCGAGATCAACGTCGAGATAACCTGCGGGGGCTTAAAAGTGAGGCCCGGAGACTGGATAATCGGCGACGATAACGGCGTGATGGTGGTGCCCGCGGAGCGCGCCTACGAGGTGGCCCGCCGTGCGCTCGAGGTCAAAAAATCCGAGGATAGGGTTCGAGCCGAGATAGAGCGCGGCAAGACGCTGGCGCAGGTCATGGATCTCTATAAATGGGAGAAAAAGTAA
- a CDS encoding DUF1616 domain-containing protein, with translation MGEIDISPGDFIVDMALDLKLVIGFVIITLAFIYIPVLNETIVRAALGLAMVLFVPGYSLIAVLFPGKKDIDGIERAALSFGLSIAVAPLIGLGLNFTPWGIRLDPIVVCLTIFTIACCLVANKRRHELDEEDRFTVDFARAYEEIKSEAFDDKTPLDRALTIILIISILLSICTLAYVIMVPKQGEKFTEFYILGPEGKADNYPTRYVLGDRRPVIVGVVNHEYRNVTYDLLISLNDSVSVTNLYSERLALGDNQTWEKKIEVKPDHVGTNMKMEFLLYIDGNMTAPYRECHLWVNVTEPLR, from the coding sequence ATGGGCGAGATCGACATTTCCCCGGGCGACTTCATAGTTGATATGGCTTTAGACCTGAAGCTCGTCATAGGCTTCGTCATCATCACGCTTGCGTTTATCTACATACCTGTATTAAATGAGACCATCGTGAGGGCTGCGCTTGGCCTTGCCATGGTGCTCTTCGTGCCCGGCTATTCTCTCATAGCTGTCCTTTTCCCCGGCAAAAAGGATATCGATGGGATAGAGAGGGCTGCGCTGTCTTTTGGGTTGAGCATAGCCGTGGCTCCCCTGATTGGGCTGGGCTTGAACTTTACGCCATGGGGAATACGCCTCGACCCAATCGTTGTGTGCCTTACCATATTTACCATTGCCTGCTGCCTGGTTGCCAACAAGCGAAGGCACGAGCTAGACGAGGAGGATAGGTTTACCGTAGACTTTGCCAGAGCCTATGAGGAGATAAAGTCGGAGGCTTTTGATGACAAGACGCCCCTTGATAGGGCTCTTACCATTATATTAATCATTTCCATCCTGCTGTCCATCTGCACGCTCGCCTACGTGATAATGGTCCCCAAGCAGGGCGAAAAGTTCACCGAGTTCTACATCCTTGGGCCTGAGGGCAAGGCGGATAACTATCCAACCAGGTATGTCCTCGGAGACCGGAGGCCGGTCATCGTTGGGGTGGTAAACCACGAGTACAGGAATGTGACCTATGATTTATTGATAAGCCTCAACGATAGCGTATCCGTTACAAATCTATACTCGGAGCGGCTAGCTCTGGGGGACAACCAGACGTGGGAGAAGAAGATAGAGGTTAAGCCAGACCATGTCGGCACGAACATGAAAATGGAGTTTTTGCTTTATATAGACGGCAACATGACCGCCCCATACAGGGAATGCCACCTGTGGGTAAACGTAACCGAGCCTTTAAGGTAA
- a CDS encoding secondary thiamine-phosphate synthase enzyme YjbQ translates to MAVITKTLSFQTRGNDDMIDITSSVQDALSSSGLSSGIVVVFVPGSTASVTTIEYEPGLLKDFPRAMEKLAPRGIRYDHDATWGDGNGYAHVRASTVGPSLVVPFENGRLMLGTWQQIVLVDFDSRPRSRNVIVQAQGV, encoded by the coding sequence ATGGCGGTCATAACGAAAACGCTGTCCTTCCAAACCAGGGGTAATGACGACATGATTGACATCACATCGAGCGTCCAGGATGCGCTTTCATCCTCCGGCCTGTCGAGCGGCATCGTCGTCGTCTTCGTTCCGGGCAGCACGGCTTCGGTGACCACCATTGAGTATGAGCCAGGCCTTCTCAAGGACTTCCCCAGGGCGATGGAGAAGCTTGCCCCGCGTGGAATCCGCTATGACCACGATGCCACATGGGGCGATGGTAATGGGTATGCCCATGTTCGTGCCTCGACGGTCGGGCCGAGCCTTGTCGTCCCCTTTGAGAATGGCCGTCTCATGCTTGGCACCTGGCAGCAAATAGTCCTGGTCGATTTCGATAGCCGCCCGCGGTCCCGTAACGTGATCGTTCAAGCGCAGGGCGTTTAG
- a CDS encoding signal recognition particle protein Srp54, protein MVLDSLGASLKSALQKLANAGKVDKEVIDEVVKDIQRAMIQADVNVKLVMRLSGRIRERALTEAPPPGMDSREHVLRIVYAELVNIIGKATPVALEPQTIMMVGLQGSGKTTTTAKLARYFARKGLKPAVICADTYRPGAYDQLSQLCAKLGVTFYGERDNKDAVAIVRNGLRETAKYDVRIVDTAGRHALETGLIKEMKDIAALANFTHRFLVLDAAIGQQASEQAKAFNDAVGITGVIITKLDGTAKGGGALSAVSDTNTSIAFIGVGETPEGLERFDPDGFISRLLGMGDLKALVEKANEVLSQKDVNVEKMMSGRFTLNDMYAQLEAINKMGPLKQIMSMLPLGGLGANITDDVYKMTQDKLLSYRIIMDSMTEAEKEDPKLIGSSRIMRIARGSGRSPEDVRELLKYHKMMQKAMKGMKGGPGRANLKKLMKQMNIK, encoded by the coding sequence ATGGTGCTAGACAGCCTCGGGGCCTCGCTGAAGAGCGCGCTACAGAAGCTGGCCAACGCCGGCAAGGTCGATAAGGAAGTCATCGATGAGGTAGTGAAGGATATCCAGAGGGCCATGATCCAGGCCGACGTGAACGTGAAGCTGGTCATGAGGCTCTCCGGCCGCATCAGGGAGCGGGCGCTTACGGAAGCGCCCCCGCCTGGCATGGATTCCCGCGAGCACGTCCTGAGGATCGTTTACGCCGAGCTTGTGAATATCATTGGTAAGGCTACGCCTGTTGCGCTTGAGCCTCAGACAATCATGATGGTGGGACTGCAGGGCTCGGGCAAGACTACCACGACAGCGAAGCTGGCGCGCTACTTTGCCCGGAAGGGCCTCAAGCCAGCCGTGATTTGCGCCGATACCTACAGGCCAGGGGCTTATGACCAGCTTAGCCAGCTTTGCGCGAAGCTGGGCGTGACTTTTTATGGGGAGCGCGACAATAAGGACGCCGTGGCCATCGTCCGCAATGGGCTGAGGGAGACGGCGAAGTATGACGTTCGTATCGTCGATACGGCGGGCCGCCACGCCCTTGAGACTGGCCTCATCAAGGAAATGAAGGACATCGCGGCCCTGGCCAATTTTACCCACCGGTTCCTGGTGCTGGACGCTGCCATAGGCCAGCAGGCCAGCGAGCAGGCGAAGGCCTTTAACGATGCCGTGGGCATCACGGGCGTAATCATTACAAAGCTGGACGGCACCGCGAAGGGGGGAGGCGCCCTCTCCGCAGTCTCAGATACCAACACGTCGATAGCGTTCATAGGGGTGGGCGAGACTCCTGAAGGCCTGGAGCGTTTCGATCCCGACGGGTTCATCAGCAGGCTCCTCGGGATGGGCGACCTTAAGGCGCTCGTGGAGAAGGCCAACGAGGTGCTCTCCCAGAAGGACGTTAACGTCGAGAAGATGATGTCCGGCCGCTTCACTTTGAATGACATGTATGCCCAGCTCGAGGCCATCAATAAGATGGGGCCGCTTAAGCAGATAATGTCGATGCTTCCGCTGGGAGGCCTTGGGGCTAATATAACCGATGACGTGTATAAGATGACGCAGGATAAGCTTTTGAGCTATCGGATTATCATGGACTCGATGACTGAGGCGGAGAAGGAGGACCCGAAGCTTATCGGGAGCAGCCGTATCATGCGTATAGCGAGAGGCTCGGGGAGGTCGCCAGAAGACGTCCGGGAGCTCTTGAAGTACCATAAGATGATGCAGAAGGCCATGAAGGGCATGAAGGGCGGCCCGGGGAGGGCTAACCTTAAGAAGCTCATGAAGCAGATGAACATTAAGTAA
- a CDS encoding metallophosphoesterase family protein: MRFLAVTDFHSVYDLVPEILGKAGAVDGTLLAGDLTEFGPSEKAKELIDMLPRPILAVPGNCDPRDIVDLLRREDANLHENKIRLGGVTFIGVGGSNPTPFGTPFELQEAEIKSALERLLNDVKGPAILISHAPPKGCRDRIPSGAHVGSEAIAQMGSRFKAIVCGHIHEDRGVSRMGETIVVNPGVASAGNAALLEADESGNVKVELI; encoded by the coding sequence ATGAGATTTTTAGCTGTCACGGATTTTCACAGCGTATATGACCTGGTCCCGGAAATACTGGGTAAAGCGGGCGCCGTCGATGGGACTTTGCTCGCCGGCGACCTGACCGAGTTCGGGCCCTCCGAGAAGGCAAAAGAGCTTATTGACATGCTTCCCAGGCCAATACTGGCCGTTCCCGGGAATTGCGACCCCAGGGATATCGTGGACCTGCTGCGCAGGGAGGACGCCAACCTGCACGAGAACAAGATAAGGCTCGGTGGCGTCACTTTTATCGGGGTTGGCGGCTCGAACCCGACGCCATTTGGCACGCCTTTCGAGCTGCAGGAAGCCGAGATTAAGAGCGCGCTGGAGCGGCTGCTCAATGACGTGAAGGGGCCGGCAATACTCATCTCGCATGCCCCTCCGAAGGGATGCCGGGACAGGATACCCAGCGGCGCCCACGTGGGCAGCGAGGCCATAGCCCAGATGGGCTCGAGGTTTAAGGCCATAGTGTGCGGCCATATACATGAGGACAGGGGGGTTTCGAGGATGGGTGAGACCATCGTGGTCAACCCTGGCGTGGCGTCCGCTGGAAACGCCGCGCTCCTGGAGGCCGATGAAAGCGGCAACGTAAAGGTTGAACTAATATAA
- the trmY gene encoding tRNA (pseudouridine(54)-N(1))-methyltransferase TrmY — MRSFVVVAHKAVTTPFSLNDLPGGAGRMDIVARCVNASLFLSHGMRRDVDFYAILLGEPNPPVTIRFNGERVRYLSPDERSAASLIKKALERGAPSSGEDESTPGVYISKRSFEDVINGLDDVIYLHEDGEDFRNIELKGDEAFVLSDHQNLTPEEESVLEKKGARKASLGKRLYHADHCIVIVNHELDMREKLK, encoded by the coding sequence ATGCGCTCTTTCGTGGTCGTTGCTCATAAGGCCGTCACTACGCCTTTTTCCTTGAATGACCTTCCTGGCGGCGCTGGCCGTATGGATATCGTTGCCAGGTGCGTTAACGCTTCGCTTTTCCTTTCTCATGGCATGCGTCGTGACGTCGATTTTTATGCGATTTTACTAGGTGAGCCGAACCCTCCCGTCACGATACGCTTTAATGGAGAGAGGGTGCGCTACCTGAGCCCTGATGAGCGGAGTGCCGCCTCCCTGATCAAGAAGGCGCTGGAGAGAGGCGCCCCTTCGAGTGGTGAGGATGAATCTACGCCTGGAGTCTATATCTCGAAGCGCTCTTTTGAGGATGTCATCAACGGCCTTGATGACGTTATTTACCTGCACGAGGATGGCGAGGACTTCCGGAATATTGAGCTTAAAGGCGATGAGGCCTTTGTGCTCAGCGACCACCAGAACCTTACGCCCGAGGAGGAGTCCGTCTTAGAAAAGAAGGGCGCCAGAAAGGCCAGCCTTGGAAAACGGCTATACCACGCCGATCATTGTATCGTCATAGTAAACCACGAGCTGGACATGCGCGAAAAATTAAAATGA
- a CDS encoding LL-diaminopimelate aminotransferase, whose translation MTIKYADRINSLPPYLFAEVDRAKQQKLKEGVDIIDLGVGDPDLPTPEYVIDALCKAAHDPETHQYPSYSGSTVFRDAAAEWLKNRFGVKLDAEKEIITLIGSKEGIAHIPAAFVNPGDYTLCPNPAYPVYGIGTTLADGKPYDLPLLAENGFKPDLHLPSDIVKKSRMLFINYPNNPTAATAGKEFFKEVVDFGNDNGIIIVHDNAYSEMTYDGYRAPSILEVPGAMDCCIEFHSLSKTSNMTGWRIGFAAGNADIVAGLGRVKMNVDSGAFLAVQLAAIEALKNSEAFKQKMSRIYQERRDALLVGLKALGIEVEKPKATFYVWAPVPGKRSSIEYAKYLLDKAGIVATPGVGFGKYGEGYVRFSLTRPVERIREAVERMKKL comes from the coding sequence GTGACGATTAAGTACGCTGACAGGATCAACTCTTTGCCCCCATACTTATTCGCAGAGGTGGACAGGGCGAAGCAGCAAAAGCTAAAGGAAGGCGTGGACATCATAGACCTTGGCGTTGGCGACCCCGACCTTCCCACGCCTGAGTATGTTATAGATGCCCTTTGCAAGGCGGCGCATGACCCGGAGACTCACCAGTATCCTTCGTATTCGGGCTCCACCGTGTTCAGGGATGCCGCTGCGGAATGGCTTAAAAACAGGTTCGGGGTGAAGCTGGATGCGGAGAAAGAGATTATTACGCTCATAGGCTCTAAGGAGGGCATCGCCCACATACCGGCGGCCTTCGTAAACCCGGGCGATTATACTCTTTGCCCCAACCCGGCATACCCGGTATATGGCATAGGCACCACCCTGGCAGATGGCAAGCCCTATGACTTGCCCCTCCTGGCCGAAAACGGCTTTAAGCCAGACCTACACTTACCCTCTGACATAGTAAAAAAGTCAAGAATGCTGTTCATAAACTATCCCAATAATCCCACGGCCGCCACCGCAGGCAAGGAATTTTTTAAAGAGGTGGTCGATTTTGGAAATGATAATGGCATCATCATAGTCCATGATAATGCGTACTCTGAGATGACCTATGATGGCTATAGGGCGCCGAGCATTCTAGAGGTGCCCGGTGCCATGGATTGCTGTATAGAGTTTCACTCTTTGTCGAAAACGTCCAACATGACCGGGTGGCGCATCGGGTTTGCCGCAGGCAATGCGGACATAGTAGCGGGGCTGGGCAGGGTCAAGATGAACGTGGACTCCGGGGCGTTCCTGGCGGTACAGCTCGCAGCCATAGAGGCGCTGAAAAACTCTGAGGCCTTCAAGCAGAAGATGAGCAGGATATACCAGGAGAGACGGGATGCCCTTCTGGTCGGCCTGAAGGCGCTGGGAATCGAGGTTGAAAAGCCAAAGGCAACGTTCTACGTCTGGGCGCCCGTTCCCGGAAAACGCTCCTCCATCGAGTATGCGAAGTACTTGCTGGATAAGGCGGGCATCGTGGCCACGCCAGGCGTTGGCTTCGGGAAATATGGCGAGGGCTACGTGCGCTTCTCGCTGACGAGGCCGGTAGAGCGCATAAGAGAGGCCGTCGAGAGGATGAAGAAGCTATGA